DNA from Aggregatimonas sangjinii:
ATTCGATTTGGCCCTGTCCAATTCCTCTTGTGTAATCGGGTTGTCTTTTAGCGCATCCAATGTTTCTCGAAGGGTCTTATTTACCTCATCGGCGTCTTTTTCGGAAGGTACATCCACATTGATATAGAGAAAGCCAGGTTCTTTAGTAAATGGGGAAAAAGACCATAATGATGACGCCTTTTTACTTTCTACCAAAGCCTTGTACAAACGTCCTGAGGGCTCATCGGTTAATACATTTTCAACTATGGCCATGGCAGCATAATCAACATCCGATCCTGCCGGGGTGTGGTACAATGCCGAAACCAATTGCAAATCGCCCGTTCGGCTTACACTAACGGTTTTTTCACCATCCTGGGCTGGTTCTTCGGTATAGGATTGGCGTATTGGGGTCGCAGGTTTTTCCAATTTTCCGAACTTTTCCTCGATCAATTTCATGGTTTTCTCCGGGTCAAATTTTCCCGTTACCATCAAAACGGCATTATCGGGTCGATAGAAGGCTTTGTAGAAAGCCTTTAAATTCTCGATGGGCACACGCTCGATGTCGGAACGGTTACCAATGGTTGATTTACCGTAGTTATGCCATAAGTAAGCAGCGTCTATCGTCTTTTCCATAAGTACACCGGTGGGATCGTTCTCCCCACTTTCGAACTCATTGCGCACCACACTAAATTCGGAGTCCAAATCCTTTTTTGCGATAAAGGAGTTCACCATTCGATCTGCTTCCAAATCCAATGCCCATTCCAGGTTCTCGTCCGTCGCATTAAAGGTTTCGAAATAATTGGTGCGGTCGTACCATGTAGTACCATTGGGCCTTGCACCATGGGAACTTAACTCTTTAGGAATGTCCGGATGATTCGGGGTACCCTTGAACACCATGTGCTCTAAAAGGTGGGCCATGCCTTTCTCGCCATATCCTTCATGTCGTGAACCTACCAAATAGGTAATATTGACCGTGATGGTTTGCGCGGAGTTGTCAGGGAAGAGCAATACTTTGAGACCGTTGTCCATTTGGTATTCGGTAATCCCTTCTACAGAGGCGGTTTTGGTCATTTGACCCAGAAGCACGCCATTAAACACTAAGGCCGCGAGGCAGCTGAGTAAAAAATTTGATTTCATATCGTGTTGGATTTTTGGAATGGTTCCAATATTACGAAAAATGATTCTTAAAATAAGGTTAAAAGTATCTTTAACGCCCGGAAGCCTCCGGGTCGGTATACCGCTCGTACAATTCCATATCCAAGGCGATTCCGTCAGGCGCTGTATAAGATTTTACTAATTTTTTCTGCCATTGAAACCCACATTTTTCCGCCACCCTTATGCTGCCGATGTTCGTTTTGTGTGTAATGATCTGAAGTGTTCGCAACCGCAATTCGGAAAAGGCATATTTGGTAATTGTCTCAACCGTCCGTGTTACCCAACCAAGGCCTTCAAACTTTTGTCCAATGCAATACGCAAGTTCACCAACACCCCTTTTCCAATCCAACTCCTTCAAAATAATGAGTCCGGCTATTTTTGTTGTTTTTTTATCTCGAATCGTCCATGTGAACTCGGTTCGTTCGGTATTTTGTTTCTTTTTTCGTTGGATGTATTCCTCCGAGGCGGCCGGGGTCAAGTTTTGTGCAAGCGTGTAGGGAAAGAATCGTTGAAATCGAGATCGGTTTTCAACCATCATTTTTGATAGCGACGGTGCATCTGAGAGTTGCAAAACGTCAATTGTGAAATATTCACCGGAAATCATATTTAATTCGTCCTTACCATCGGGATAAGCCATATGATTAGTTGTGGTATTTGGATTTTAAAATGAATACCACTTCCATTTAAAACCGAATGACAACTACCCTCATTCCGAAAAATTTTTCTTGAATTAATGTTTTTAATCTTAAACCGTATACTCCTTCACCGCATCAACAAAGGCCCTGGCGTTGTCAACAGGGATATTCGGCAATATGCCGTGTCCTAAATTTACGATGTATTTATCCTTTCCGAACGCATTGATCATTTCGGTCACCATTCTTTTAATCTCGGCAGGTCGCGACAACAGTCGCGAGGGATCGAAATTTCCTTGTAAGGTAATATTGCCTCCGCTAAGATATCTAGCATTTCTAGCGGAACACGTCCAATCCACCCCCAAAGCGGCGGCGCCGGATTTCGCCATGTCGCCCAAAGCGAACCAACAGCCTTTTCCGAAAACGATGACCGGAGCTTCATCCTTTAGCGCAGCTACGATCTGTTGTATGTATTGGAAAGAAAATTCCTGATAGTCGACAGGGGAAAGCATCCCGCCCCACGAATCAAAAACCTGCACCGCATTTACCCCGGCCGCCACCTTTGCTTGCAAATAGGCAATCGTGGTATCGGTGATTTTTTGTAATAATTGGTGGGCCGCACTTGGATTCGTAAAACAGAATTCCTTCGCCTTATCGAAATTTTTGCTTCCTTGACCCTGTACGCAATAGCATAAAATCGTCCATGGGGAACCAGCGAAACCGATCAACGGAATCTCATCGTTCAGCTTTTCCTTGGTCACTTGAATAGCCTGCATCACATAATTCAGTTCCTGATGTACATCGGGAATGACCACTTCGTCGACCGCCGCCTGCGTACGCACGGGATTGGGCAGGTACGGACCAAAATCCGGTTTCATCTGCACTTCGATGTTCATGGCTTGCGGTATCACCAAAATATCGGAAAATAGGATTGCGGCATCCATCCCATACCTGCGAATGGGCTGTACCGTAATCTCCGAGGCCAATTCGGGTGTCTGGC
Protein-coding regions in this window:
- a CDS encoding GNAT family N-acetyltransferase; protein product: MAYPDGKDELNMISGEYFTIDVLQLSDAPSLSKMMVENRSRFQRFFPYTLAQNLTPAASEEYIQRKKKQNTERTEFTWTIRDKKTTKIAGLIILKELDWKRGVGELAYCIGQKFEGLGWVTRTVETITKYAFSELRLRTLQIITHKTNIGSIRVAEKCGFQWQKKLVKSYTAPDGIALDMELYERYTDPEASGR
- the hemE gene encoding uroporphyrinogen decarboxylase, with protein sequence MKLKNDLFLRALKGETVDRPPVWMMRQAGRYLPEFMEIKKKYDFFTRCQTPELASEITVQPIRRYGMDAAILFSDILVIPQAMNIEVQMKPDFGPYLPNPVRTQAAVDEVVIPDVHQELNYVMQAIQVTKEKLNDEIPLIGFAGSPWTILCYCVQGQGSKNFDKAKEFCFTNPSAAHQLLQKITDTTIAYLQAKVAAGVNAVQVFDSWGGMLSPVDYQEFSFQYIQQIVAALKDEAPVIVFGKGCWFALGDMAKSGAAALGVDWTCSARNARYLSGGNITLQGNFDPSRLLSRPAEIKRMVTEMINAFGKDKYIVNLGHGILPNIPVDNARAFVDAVKEYTV